From the Cryptomeria japonica chromosome 2, Sugi_1.0, whole genome shotgun sequence genome, one window contains:
- the LOC131064293 gene encoding G-type lectin S-receptor-like serine/threonine-protein kinase At1g34300, producing MGSPWVLLLVFMVFIWVDGSQTQKQSSTVLSLSSDQLNSSGLKPSDHKYLVSPNGVFCAGFYNLTTNGYAFAVWYANDSERTLAWMANSSSLVGTNSSLILKEGNLSIIDEKGLNVWSQTVSGSELTLENTGNLVFSRWESFRFPTDTLLPKQNFTKVQKLMSRLANGTYGSGNNYYSLSLDEKSNKISLYYMNEQQGLMQKYYWQSEGGFPAINLDDNGFLNTSSVDKSNLIMASDAGEGKRLRRLVLESNGNLRLYSRKMDPYSSWNLVWEAVSEHCTIHGYCGENAVCKVNESWEPECRCPPGFEYNPSDNRSCKAITDIEDPSNVRFVPLDYVDYAGSNVTDRPVTRLQDCKDSCKNENSCKGFAYDLDSGHCVFQYGKLVNGYWSPEAHKRMYLKVSATDEQANKNPFIGLFSVVQNVCPTLIKLAFPRKDSDHTTRDLVIICSLFGAELLCGVLAFWAFLRKYSRFRDIARIFALDLMPSGGPKKFTYAELKAATNSFSDKLGEGGFGPVYRGLLPDQRQIAVKKLEGLQHGEQQFWAEVTIIGRIHHLNLVRMWGFCAEGEHRLLVYEFIPHGSLDRHLFYGDGANVMDWGIRYRIALGVARAIAYLHEECLEWVLHCDIKPENILLDESFCPKVSDFGLAKLVEKERSLSMSTIRGTRGYLAPEWFELNPITAKADVYSFGMVLLEIVSGRRNMVTTNLPSSNMENDDWYFPAWAFEMVVNEKVVGEVVDKRLVGVTENRSQLEAVERMVKTAFWCIQTRPEERPSMGKVAKMLEGSVEVDNPPKPQLMSEVDGDTFSGVQSIKKSAISRY from the coding sequence ATGGGCTCTCCATGGGTTTTACTGCTTGTTTTCATGGTGTTTATTTGGGTGGATGGCAGTCAAACACAAAAACAGAGTAGTACAGTGCTTAGTCTGTCCTCTGATCAGCTTAATTCTTCTGGACTCAAACCCAGCGATCACAAGTACCTTGTTTCTCCAAATGGTGTGTTTTGTGCCGGTTTTTACAACTTGACAACGAATGGTTATGCCTTTGCTGTGTGGTATGCAAATGATTCAGAGCGGACCCTGGCATGGATGGCAAATTCATCATCTTTGGTGGGCACAAATTCTTCTCTCATCTTAAAGGAAGGAAATCTGTCAATTATAGATGAGAAAGGGCTGAACGTCTGGAGTCAGACGGTTTCTGGTTCTGAACTTACGTTAGAGAATACTGGTAATTTAGTCTTCAGTCGTTGGGAGAGCTTCCGTTTTCCTACAGATACTCTTCTTCCAAAACAAAACTTTACCAAAGTCCAGAAGCTGATGTCGAGGCTTGCAAACGGTACTTATGGCAGTGGCAACAACTACTATTCTCTTTCTTTAGACGAGAAGTCCAACAAAATCAGCTTGTATTACATGAATGAACAGCAAGGCCTGATGCAGAAATATTACTGGCAGTCAGAAGGCGGCTTTCCGGCAATTAACCTGGACGACAATGGGTTTCTCAATACAAGCAGCGTGGATAAATCTAATTTGATCATGGCGTCTGACGCTGGGGAAGGTAAACGCTTGAGAAGGCTCGTTTTAGAGAGCAACGGGAACCTTCGGCTGTATAGTCGGAAAATGGATCCTTATTCTTCATGGAATCTAGTGTGGGAAGCTGTCTCAGAGCACTGCACAATCCATGGGTATTGTGGAGAGAATGCTGTTTGTAAGGTCAACGAATCGTGGGAACCAGAGTGCCGGTGCCCACCTGGTTTTGAGTACAACCCTAGTGATAATCGAAGCTGCAAGGCGATCACTGATATCGAGGACCCCTCCAATGTAAGATTTGTGCCCCTGGACTACGTCGATTATGCGGGATCGAATGTTACAGACCGGCCGGTCACAAGATTACAGGATTGCAAAGACTCCTGTAAGAATGAGAACAGCTGTAAGGGTTTTGCATACGATCTGGACAGTGGGCACTGCGTCTTTCAATACGGCAAATTGGTGAACGGGTATTGGTCTCCAGAAGCGCACAAGCGCATGTATTTGAAGGTCTCTGCAACTGATGAACAAGCTAATAAAAACCCCTTTATTGGACTCTTCTCAGTAGTCCAAAATGTTTGCCCAACTCTGATAAAGCTAGCGTTCCCCCGGAAGGATTCAGACCACACAACACGAGATCTGGTCATAATCTGTTCCCTGTTCGGCGCAGAGCTTTTGTGCGGAGTTCTTGCTTTCTGGGCATTTCTGAGAAAGTATTCGAGATTCAGAGACATAGCACGAATTTTCGCCCTGGATCTCATGCCCTCTGGAGGGCCCAAGAAGTTCACATACGCAGAGCTGAAAGCAGCCACAAATAGCTTCAGCGACAAACTGGGCGAAGGAGGATTTGGGCCTGTGTACAGGGGACTTCTGCCCGACCAGAGACAAATTGCAGTGAAAAAGCTAGAGGGGCTTCAACACGGGGAGCAGCAATTCTGGGCTGAGGTCACCATTATAGGGCGGATCCATCATCTCAATCTTGTTCGCATGTGGGGCTTTTGTGCAGAAGGGGAGCACAGACTGCTCGTATACGAGTTCATCCCCCATGGGTCTCTAGACAGGCATCTGTTCTACGGGGACGGAGCCAATGTAATGGACTGGGGCATCCGATACCGCATAGCTTTGGGGGTCGCGAGGGCCATAGCCTACCTGCACGAGGAGTGCCTGGAATGGGTTCTCCACTGCGACATCAAGCCGGAAAACATTTTGCTGGACGAGAGCTTTTGTCCCAAGGTTTCAGACTTCGGCCTGGCAAAATTGGTGGAAAAAGAGCGCAGTCTGAGCATGTCGACCATTAGAGGAACTCGAGGGTACTTAGCGCCGGAATGGTTTGAACTCAACCCAATAACTGCAAAAGCCGATGTGTACAGCTTTGGAATGGTGCTTCTGGAGATTGTTAGCGGAAGAAGGAATATGGTTACAACGAATCTTCCCAGTTCCAATATGGAGAACGATGACTGGTATTTTCCTGCTTGGGCTTTCGAGATGGTGGTGAATGAAAAGGTTGTGGGCGAGGTGGTGGATAAAAGGCTCGTTGGAGTAACAGAAAATCGCAGTCAGTTGGAGGCGGTGGAGAGAATGGTAAAGACTGCGTTCTGGTGCATTCAGACTCGGCCTGAGGAGAGGCCTTCTATGGGGAAGGTCGCCAAGATGTTGGAAGGCAGCGTGGAAGTCGACAACCCACCGAAGCCTCAACTCATGTCTGAAGTCGATGGAGATACATTTAGCGGTGTACAATCCATCAAAAAATCTGCAATCAGCCGCTATTGA